From the Penicillium oxalicum strain HP7-1 chromosome V, whole genome shotgun sequence genome, one window contains:
- a CDS encoding Aspartokinase, which produces MTSSESYPVANGAGHSNWVVQKFGGTSVGKFALNIIEQVVQYVSNDFPSWELPPVPPIPRTIFGISELTLGLQFIIVKYMVAVVCSARSSSTKAEGTTNRLLRAARDAESSHSQQYHTFVEAVRSEHVQVVQEQIQSSELRDQVIADINTECQKVLKVLEAAQTLGEISARCVDKVMSAGEKLSCRLMAAFLQDRGVDSQYVDLAEVIDFPIGPNGLDQDFYNSLAAALGKLVADCEHRVPVITGYFGTIPGGLLDQVGRGYTDLCAALVAVGTHAKELQVWKEVDGIFTADPRKVPTARLLPTITPAEAAELTFYGSEVIHPFTMEQVIRAKIPIRIKNVMNPKNRGTVIFPDSAAELERDTPGHDPRLFRTRSPSLMQKPKRPTAVTIKHKILVINVHSNKRSLSHGFFAGIFSILDKWRLSIDLISTSEVHVSMALHSELPLLNGNGRDDYQVIDDSLKGALNDLTKYGTVDIIPDMAILSLVGKQMKNMIGVAGRMFTTLGENNVNIEMISQGASEINISCVIEERDADRALNIIHTSMFTFLE; this is translated from the exons ATGACCTCTTCAGAATCATACCCTGTGGCCAATGGGGCCGGCCACAGCAATTGGGTGGTACAAAAATTCGGCGGCACCAGTGTCGGCAAGTTTGCGTTGAATATCATTGAGCAGGTGGTCCAGTACGTGAGCAATGACTTCCCCTCCTGGGAGCTCCCCCCGGTGCCTCCCATCCCCCGAACGATCTTTGGCATATCAGAACTCACCTTGGGTCTGCAATTCATCATCGTGAAGTACAT GGTCGCTGTTGTATGCTCCGCCAGAAGCAGCTCGACCAAAGCAGAGGGTACTACAAACCG GTTACTGCGGGCAGCCCGGGATGCTGAAAGCTCCCATTCTCAGCAATACCACACTTTCGTCGAAGCCGTCCGCTCGGAGCACGTGCAAGTGGTGCAGGAACAGATTCAGTCCTCGGAACTACGGGATCAAGTCATTGCCGACATCAACACCGAATGCCAGAAGGTTTTGAAAGTTCTTGAGGCCGCGCAAACCCTTGGGGAGATCAGCGCGCGATGTGTGGACAAGGTGATGAGCGCGGGTGAGAAGCTGAGCTGTCGGCTCATGGCCGCGTTTCTCCAGGACCGTGGGGTCGACTCACAATACGTCGATCTGGCTGAGGTGATTGACTTCCCCATTGGTCCGAATGGTCTGGATCAGGACTTTTACAATTCTCTGGCGGCTGCTCTGGGTAAGCTGGTCGCGGACTGTGAGCACCGGGTGCCGGTCATCACAGGGTACTTTGGCACCATTCCCGGTGGCCTGCTGGATCAGGTCGGCCGTGGCTATACCGATCTGTGTGCCGCCCTCGTCGCCGTGGGCACTCACGCCAAAGAGTTGCAGGTGTGGAAGGAGGTGGATGGCATCTTCACGGCCGATCCGCGTAAGGTCCCGACGGCGCGACTCCTCCCGACCATCACTCCCGCTGAAGCTGCCGAGTTGACCTTTTATGGATCCGAGGTTATCCACCCGTTCACCATGGAGCAAGTCATTCGCGCCAAGATCCCCATTCGGATCAAGAACGTGATGAACCCGAAGAACCGCGGCACTGTGATCTTCCCCGATTCTgccgccgagctggagcGGGACACGCCTGGTCACGACCCTCGTCTTTTCCGCACTCGCAGTCCTAGCCTGATGCAGAAGCCCAAGCGACCCACCGCGGTGACCATCAAGCACAAGATCTTGGTGATCAACGTGCACTCGAACAAGCGGTCCTTGTCACATGGCTTCTTTGCAGGGATCTTTTCCATTCTGGATAAGTGGCGCTTGTCGATCGATTTGATCTCCACGAGTGAAGTCCACGTCTCGATGGCTCTCCACTCGGAATTGCCCTTGCTGAATGGTAATGGCCGTGATGATTATCAAGTGATTGATGATTCTCTCAAGGGTGCGCTCAACGACCTGACCAAGTACGGCACGGTCGATATCATTCCCGACATGGCCATTCTCAGCCTGGTTGGCAAACAGATGAAGAATATGATTGGAGTTGCGGGACGTATGTTCACTACATTGGGTGAGAACAATGTGAATATTGAGATGATCTCACAAG GTGCCAGTGAAATCAACATCTCCTGTGTCATCGAAGAACGCGATGCCGACCGTGCCCTCAACATCATCCACACTAGCATGTTCACCTTCCTGGAATAA